From the genome of Eucalyptus grandis isolate ANBG69807.140 chromosome 2, ASM1654582v1, whole genome shotgun sequence, one region includes:
- the LOC104423309 gene encoding meiotic recombination protein DMC1 homolog isoform X6, translating to MNLKIIYTRASTSEHHYNLLLDLAARMYEEPFKLLIVDSVNALFRVDFTGRELAEHQQKLAQMLSRLIKIAEESNVAVYMTNQGGGVSSDPMKPAGGHVLARAATIRLMFRKVRREQHVSKVFDAPNLPEAEAISFLCQIFL from the exons ATGAATTTGAAGATCATTTACACCCGTGCTTCTACTTCTGAGCATCACTACAACTTGCTTCTTGATTTGGCTGCCAGAATGTATGAAGAACCATTCAAATTACTG ATTGTGGATTCGGTGAATGCTCTCTTCCGAGTGGATTTTACTGGAAGAGAACTTGCAGAGCACCAG caaaaattggcacaaatgctcTCACGTTTAATTAAGATAGCTGAGGAATCTAACGTGGCAGTGTACATGACCAATCAAG GCGGAGGTGTGTCATCAGACCCAATGAAACCTGCAGGCGGGCATGTTCTGGCTCGTGCAGCCACGATTAGGTTGATGTTTAGGAAAGTCAGAAGGGAGCAGCATGTCTCCAAGGTGTTTGATGCCCCAAACCTACCTGAAGCTGAAGCTATATCCTTTTTGTGCCAAATCTTCCTCTGa
- the LOC104423309 gene encoding meiotic recombination protein DMC1 homolog isoform X5, with protein MNLKIIYTRASTSEHHYNLLLDLAARMYEEPFKLLIVDSVNALFRVDFTGRELAEHQQKLAQMLSRLIKIAEESNVAVYMTNQADPGGGVSSDPMKPAGGHVLARAATIRLMFRKVRREQHVSKVFDAPNLPEAEAISFLCQIFL; from the exons ATGAATTTGAAGATCATTTACACCCGTGCTTCTACTTCTGAGCATCACTACAACTTGCTTCTTGATTTGGCTGCCAGAATGTATGAAGAACCATTCAAATTACTG ATTGTGGATTCGGTGAATGCTCTCTTCCGAGTGGATTTTACTGGAAGAGAACTTGCAGAGCACCAG caaaaattggcacaaatgctcTCACGTTTAATTAAGATAGCTGAGGAATCTAACGTGGCAGTGTACATGACCAATCAAG CTGATCCAGGCGGAGGTGTGTCATCAGACCCAATGAAACCTGCAGGCGGGCATGTTCTGGCTCGTGCAGCCACGATTAGGTTGATGTTTAGGAAAGTCAGAAGGGAGCAGCATGTCTCCAAGGTGTTTGATGCCCCAAACCTACCTGAAGCTGAAGCTATATCCTTTTTGTGCCAAATCTTCCTCTGa
- the LOC104423309 gene encoding meiotic recombination protein DMC1 homolog isoform X2, translated as MNLKIIYTRASTSEHHYNLLLDLAARMYEEPFKLLIVDSVNALFRVDFTGRELAEHQVDPETIKSCKLLFCSLSGLTLMNSKLQQKLAQMLSRLIKIAEESNVAVYMTNQADPGGGVSSDPMKPAGGHVLARAATIRLMFRKVRREQHVSKVFDAPNLPEAEAISFLCQIFL; from the exons ATGAATTTGAAGATCATTTACACCCGTGCTTCTACTTCTGAGCATCACTACAACTTGCTTCTTGATTTGGCTGCCAGAATGTATGAAGAACCATTCAAATTACTG ATTGTGGATTCGGTGAATGCTCTCTTCCGAGTGGATTTTACTGGAAGAGAACTTGCAGAGCACCAGGTTGATCCTGAAACCATCAAATCATGCAAGTTGTTATTCTGCAGCTTATCTGGTTTGACACTAATGAATTCCAAATTGCAGcaaaaattggcacaaatgctcTCACGTTTAATTAAGATAGCTGAGGAATCTAACGTGGCAGTGTACATGACCAATCAAG CTGATCCAGGCGGAGGTGTGTCATCAGACCCAATGAAACCTGCAGGCGGGCATGTTCTGGCTCGTGCAGCCACGATTAGGTTGATGTTTAGGAAAGTCAGAAGGGAGCAGCATGTCTCCAAGGTGTTTGATGCCCCAAACCTACCTGAAGCTGAAGCTATATCCTTTTTGTGCCAAATCTTCCTCTGa
- the LOC120290749 gene encoding meiotic recombination protein DMC1 homolog yields MALSFSGIYSQYIGMHDMQWFKPSREEARRTCPDRIVPIAERFGMDPGAVLDKIIYARAHTYEHQYNLLLGLAATMSEEPFKLLVMDSVIALFQVEFTRRGELAERQQKLAQMLSRLLKIAEEFNVAVYMDCSCCMHYTK; encoded by the exons ATGGCACTGTCATTTTCTGGAATCTACAGTCAGTACATTGGAATGCATGATATGCAGTGGTTCAAACCAAGTAGGGAAGAGGCTAGGAGAAC TTGCCCTGATCGTATTGTACCAATAGCTGAGAGATTTGGCATGGATCCTGGTGCAGTCCTAGATAAA ATCATTTATGCCCGTGCCCATACTTATGAGCATCAATACAACTTGCTTCTAGGTTTGGCTGCCACAATGTCTGAAGAACCATTTAAATTATTGGTAA TGGATTCAGTGATTGCTCTGTTTCAAGTGGAGTTTACTAGAAGGGGAGAACTTGCAGAGCGCCAG caaaaattggcacaaatgctcTCTCGATTACTTAAGATAGCTGAGGAATTTAATGTGGCAGTGTACATGGACTGCAGCTGCTGTATGCACTACACCAAATAG
- the LOC104423309 gene encoding meiotic recombination protein DMC1 homolog isoform X4, translating into MNLKIIYTRASTSEHHYNLLLDLAARMYEEPFKLLIVDSVNALFRVDFTGRELAEHQQKLAQMLSRLIKIAEESNVAVYMTNQVIADPGGGVSSDPMKPAGGHVLARAATIRLMFRKVRREQHVSKVFDAPNLPEAEAISFLCQIFL; encoded by the exons ATGAATTTGAAGATCATTTACACCCGTGCTTCTACTTCTGAGCATCACTACAACTTGCTTCTTGATTTGGCTGCCAGAATGTATGAAGAACCATTCAAATTACTG ATTGTGGATTCGGTGAATGCTCTCTTCCGAGTGGATTTTACTGGAAGAGAACTTGCAGAGCACCAG caaaaattggcacaaatgctcTCACGTTTAATTAAGATAGCTGAGGAATCTAACGTGGCAGTGTACATGACCAATCAAG TCATAGCTGATCCAGGCGGAGGTGTGTCATCAGACCCAATGAAACCTGCAGGCGGGCATGTTCTGGCTCGTGCAGCCACGATTAGGTTGATGTTTAGGAAAGTCAGAAGGGAGCAGCATGTCTCCAAGGTGTTTGATGCCCCAAACCTACCTGAAGCTGAAGCTATATCCTTTTTGTGCCAAATCTTCCTCTGa
- the LOC104423309 gene encoding meiotic recombination protein DMC1 homolog isoform X3 encodes MNLKIIYTRASTSEHHYNLLLDLAARMYEEPFKLLIVDSVNALFRVDFTGRELAEHQVDPETIKSCKLLFCSLSGLTLMNSKLQQKLAQMLSRLIKIAEESNVAVYMTNQGGGVSSDPMKPAGGHVLARAATIRLMFRKVRREQHVSKVFDAPNLPEAEAISFLCQIFL; translated from the exons ATGAATTTGAAGATCATTTACACCCGTGCTTCTACTTCTGAGCATCACTACAACTTGCTTCTTGATTTGGCTGCCAGAATGTATGAAGAACCATTCAAATTACTG ATTGTGGATTCGGTGAATGCTCTCTTCCGAGTGGATTTTACTGGAAGAGAACTTGCAGAGCACCAGGTTGATCCTGAAACCATCAAATCATGCAAGTTGTTATTCTGCAGCTTATCTGGTTTGACACTAATGAATTCCAAATTGCAGcaaaaattggcacaaatgctcTCACGTTTAATTAAGATAGCTGAGGAATCTAACGTGGCAGTGTACATGACCAATCAAG GCGGAGGTGTGTCATCAGACCCAATGAAACCTGCAGGCGGGCATGTTCTGGCTCGTGCAGCCACGATTAGGTTGATGTTTAGGAAAGTCAGAAGGGAGCAGCATGTCTCCAAGGTGTTTGATGCCCCAAACCTACCTGAAGCTGAAGCTATATCCTTTTTGTGCCAAATCTTCCTCTGa
- the LOC104434480 gene encoding protein WHAT'S THIS FACTOR 1, chloroplastic-like gives MENKTYNGAIPMSRDITKAGIALVFFVVDAFSFHDQQLAALLFGAEHQRENTRRNSESLPAIASAGNGRRWSLTIGDGIRCVCAEEESFVLRSQIGGNLIKRVQDRSKDKRVHDLEIATEKHKVVSKVLVLMEMLKKEPEMIIPVRSLDRCRNQINLPRPHSIVDFIRKSPKLFELCKDRKGVLWCGMTKEAEDLLEEEEKLIREHSGKAAEYVTRMLMMSVNKQLPLDKIAHFRREFGLPADFRSKWVHEYPQHFKVVRSPDEDDYLELVEWNPAWAITELEKAVLGVSESASHTPGLLSLSFPLKFPATYKKVYRYGGKIEHFQKRSYLSPYADACGLQAGLKEFEKRAIAVMHELLSFTMEKRLVTDHLTHFRREFRDASEADETLLKHFGIFYVSERGKRFSVFLTGAYEGAELIQKCPLVIWKEKVLSLIGYRGKKKRIETFTDLSDVEDNEFLGGSSEDGGTPMQLEQIEAVSELEDVAVGDSSFMDIHEIDNEYKPHNSL, from the exons ATGGAAAATAAGACATACAATGGTGCAATTCCAATGTCCCGTGACATAACAAAGGCTGGAATTGCTCTT GTCTTCTTCGTCGTGGACGCCTTCTCTTTCCACGATCAGCAGCTGGCGGCTCTGCTCTTCGGCGCAGAGCATCAACGAGAGAACACGAGACGAAACTCAGAATCGTTGCCGGCGATTGCATCGGCGGGAAATGGACGACGATGGAGTTTGACGATCGGCGATGGAATTCGCTGCGTCTGCGCAGAAGAAGAGAGTTTCGTATTACGATCGCAAATTGGAGGGAATCTTAT CAAGAGAGTGCAAGATAGGAGCAAGGACAAGAGGGTCCATGATCTCGAAATTGCCACCGAGAAGCATAAAGTGGTGTCGAAGGTGTTGGTTCTGATGGAAATGTTGAAGAAGGAACCCGAGATGATAATCCCTGTGAGGTCGCTGGATCGATGCCGGAATCAGATTAATTTGCCCAGGCCACACAGTATAGTGGATTTTATTCGGAAGTCGCCGAAACTGTTTGAGTTGTGTAAGGATCGGAAGGGGGTATTGTGGTGTGGAATGACTAAAGAAGCTGAAGACTTGttagaggaagaggagaaaTTGATTAGGGAACACTCTGGCAAGGCTGCTGAATACGTGACTAGGATGCTGATGATGTCAGTCAATAAACAGCTTCCACTGGACAAAATTGCTCATTTCAGGAGAGAGTTTGGTTTGCCAGCTGATTTTAGGAGCAAGTGGGTACACGAGTATCCACAGCACTTCAAAGTGGTTAGATCTCCAGACGAAGATGATTATCTCGAGCTTGTAGAGTGGAATCCTGCTTGGGCCATCACAGAGTTGGAGAAAGCTGTATTGGGGGTATCAGAATCTGCCTCTCATACACCAGGGTTGCTTTCCCTATCTTTCCCCTTGAAGTTTCCTGCCACTTACAAGAAGGTGTATAGATATGGAGGGAAGATTGAGCACTTTCAGAAAAGGTCTTACTTATCTCCTTATGCCGATGCATGTGGCCTTCAAGCTGGATTGAAAGAATTTGAGAAGAGGGCCATTGCGGTGATGCATGAGTTACTGAGCTTCACAATGGAAAAGAGGTTGGTAACCGATCACCTCACCCACTTTCGACGAGAATTTCGTGATGCCTCAGAAGCTGATGAGACTCTTTTGAAGCATTTTGGCATTTTCTATGTCTCTGAGAGAGGGAAGAGGTTTAGCGTGTTCTTGACAGGAGCTTATGAAGGTGCGGAGCTGATTCAGAAATGTCCGCTGGTTATCTGGAAGGAAAAGGTCTTAAGCCTTATTGGTTatagagggaagaagaaaaggatagAAACTTTTACGGACTTATCGGATGTGGAAGATAATGAATTTCTTGGGGGTAGCTCTGAGGATGGAGGCACCCCTATGCAGCTTGAACAAATAGAAGCTGTCAGTGAATTGGAGGATGTTGCAGTTGGAGACAGCTCCTTCATGGATATACATGAAATTGACAATGAATACAAGCCTCACAATTCATTGTAA
- the LOC104423309 gene encoding meiotic recombination protein DMC1 homolog isoform X1, with product MNLKIIYTRASTSEHHYNLLLDLAARMYEEPFKLLIVDSVNALFRVDFTGRELAEHQVDPETIKSCKLLFCSLSGLTLMNSKLQQKLAQMLSRLIKIAEESNVAVYMTNQVIADPGGGVSSDPMKPAGGHVLARAATIRLMFRKVRREQHVSKVFDAPNLPEAEAISFLCQIFL from the exons ATGAATTTGAAGATCATTTACACCCGTGCTTCTACTTCTGAGCATCACTACAACTTGCTTCTTGATTTGGCTGCCAGAATGTATGAAGAACCATTCAAATTACTG ATTGTGGATTCGGTGAATGCTCTCTTCCGAGTGGATTTTACTGGAAGAGAACTTGCAGAGCACCAGGTTGATCCTGAAACCATCAAATCATGCAAGTTGTTATTCTGCAGCTTATCTGGTTTGACACTAATGAATTCCAAATTGCAGcaaaaattggcacaaatgctcTCACGTTTAATTAAGATAGCTGAGGAATCTAACGTGGCAGTGTACATGACCAATCAAG TCATAGCTGATCCAGGCGGAGGTGTGTCATCAGACCCAATGAAACCTGCAGGCGGGCATGTTCTGGCTCGTGCAGCCACGATTAGGTTGATGTTTAGGAAAGTCAGAAGGGAGCAGCATGTCTCCAAGGTGTTTGATGCCCCAAACCTACCTGAAGCTGAAGCTATATCCTTTTTGTGCCAAATCTTCCTCTGa